A portion of the Bubalus kerabau isolate K-KA32 ecotype Philippines breed swamp buffalo chromosome 1, PCC_UOA_SB_1v2, whole genome shotgun sequence genome contains these proteins:
- the LINGO3 gene encoding leucine-rich repeat and immunoglobulin-like domain-containing nogo receptor-interacting protein 3: protein MTCWLWVLSLQFLLLPAALPPAGGCPARCECTAQTRAVACPRRRLTAVPDGIPAETRLLELSRNRIRCLNPGDLAALPLLEELDLSENVIAHVEPGAFANLPRLRVLRLRGNLLKLIPPGVFTRLDNLTLLDLSENKLVILLDYTFQDLRSLRRLEVGDNDLVFISRRAFSGLLALEELTLERCNLTALSGESLGHLRGLGALRLRHLAIAALEDQNFQRLPGLLHLEIDNWPLLEEVAAGSLRGLNLTSLSVTHTNITAVPSAALRHQAHLTCLNLSHNPISTVPRGSFRDLVRLRELHLAGALLAVVEPQAFLGLRQIRLLNLSNNLLSTLEESTFHSVNTLETLRVDGNPLACDCRLLWVVQRRKTLNFDGRPPACATPAEVRGDALRSLPDSALFEYFVCRKPKIRERRLQRITAAAGADVRFQCRAEGEPAPTVAWVTPRHRTVTAASAGRARVLPGGTLHIRDARPGDSGTYTCVASNAGGNDTYFATLSVQPEPAVNRTLGEGRNDTQVAARFPLDLTTILVSTAMGCITFLGVVLFCFLLLFVWSRGRGQHKNNFSVEYSFRKVDGPATAAGQGGARKFNMKMI, encoded by the coding sequence ATGACCTGCTGGCTGTGGGTGCTAAGCCTGCAGTTCCTGCTCCTGCCCGCGGCCCTGCCCCCCGCAGGGGGCTGCCCGGCCCGCTGCGAGTGTACGGCGCAGACGCGCGCGGTAGCCTGTCCCCGGCGCCGGTTGACTGCGGTGCCCGACGGCATCCCGGCCGAGACGCGCTTGCTGGAGCTCAGCCGCAACCGCATCCGCTGCCTGAACCCAGGAGACCTGGCCGCCCTGCCGCTGCTGGAGGAGCTGGACCTGAGCGAGAATGTGATCGCGCACGTGGAGCCAGGTGCCTTCGCCAACCTGCCGCGACTGCGCGTGCTGCGCCTCCGCGGTAACCTGCTCAAGCTCATCCCGCCCGGCGTCTTCACACGCCTGGACAACCTCACGCTACTGGACCTGAGCGAGAACAAGCTGGTCATCCTCCTGGACTACACCTTCCAGGATCTGCGCAGCCTCCGCCGGCTGGAAGTGGGCGACAACGACCTGGTGTTCATCTCGCGCCGAGCCTTCTCCGGGCTGCTGGCGCTGGAGGAGCTCACCCTGGAGCGCTGCAACCTGACAGCACTGTCAGGCGAGTCGCTGGGCCACTTGCGGGGCCTGGGCGCCCTGCGGCTGCGCCACCTGGCCATCGCCGCCTTGGAGGACCAGAACTTCCAGCGGCTCCCAGGCCTGCTGCACTTGGAGATCGACAACTGGCCGCTGCTGGAGGAGGTGGCCGCCGGCAGCCTGAGGGGGCTCAACTTGACCTCGCTGTCCGTCACACACACCAACATCACCGCCGTGCCCTCCGCCGCCCTGCGCCACCAGGCTCACCTCACCTGCCTCAACCTGTCGCACAACCCCATCAGCACGGTGCCACGCGGGTCCTTCCGCGACCTGGTGCGCCTGCGTGAGCTGCACCTGGCTGGGGCTCTGTTGGCCGTGGTGGAGCCGCAGGCCTTCCTGGGGCTGCGGCAGATTCGCCTGCTCAACCTCTCCAACAACCTGCTGTCCACGCTAGAGGAGAGCACCTTCCACTCAGTCAACACGCTGGAGACGCTGCGCGTGGACGGGAACCCGCTGGCCTGCGACTGCCGCCTGCTGTGGGTCGTGCAACGCCGCAAGACCCTCAACTTCGACGGCCGCCCGCCGGCCTGCGCCACCCCGGCCGAGGTCCGCGGCGACGCGCTGCGCAGCCTGCCAGACTCGGCGCTCTTCGAGTACTTCGTGTGCCGCAAGCCCAAGATCCGCGAGCGGCGGCTGCAGCGCATCACAGCGGCCGCGGGCGCCGACGTGCGCTTCCAGTGCCGCGCCGAGGGCGAGCCGGCGCCCACCGTAGCATGGGTGACCCCGCGCCACCGCACGGTGACCGCCGCCAGCGCCGGCCGGGCGCGCGTGCTGCCGGGCGGCACGCTGCACATCCGGGACGCACGGCCGGGGGACAGCGGCACCTACACGTGCGTGGCCAGCAACGCGGGCGGCAACGACACCTACTTCGCCACCCTGAGCGTGCAGCCCGAGCCGGCCGTCAACCGGACCCTGGGCGAGGGCCGCAACGACACGCAGGTGGCCGCGCGCTTCCCGCTCGACCTCACCACTATCCTGGTGTCCACCGCCATGGGCTGCATCACCTTCCTGGGTGTCGTCCTCTTCTGCTTCCTGCTCCTCTTTGTGTGGAGCCGCGGCCGCGGGCAGCACAAGAACAACTTCTCGGTGGAGTACTCTTTCCGCAAGGTGGACGGGCCCGCCACAGCGGCGGGCCAGGGGGGCGCCCGCAAGTTCAACATGAAGATGATATGA
- the PEAK3 gene encoding protein PEAK3 has protein sequence MSNLEPPTKMPGANTPTCSAQHTYSNLGEVRTHLMPSKACRPRTSEPRATDPQPLPPPLPKKTLTRTQSLPTHKAASPSLTRAGPPRKPLVGSRSVDESQAGDDRAGPAQPPAEPSFSSLDTELGLSLHDLHHPEAVHAALEARQLEGLRSVHARLHTRLLGGRPGPCRPEHGFRLLDSSPCVESGDALYYRLVRVHEEAWHLLAAKVPKPGAEETRTWGLELQVSLRPHFNLQGLCGLLPEGSLPEAPWSGCVALVAEVPELTVAQWLVEAGARPPEEFTKTVALLLLQLSAALERLEARGAALAELRPENMLLVAPRGCMATGPPRLLLADFGRVRPRPPGTPGIHARQLGRLFRELLGPGAPLATPVAAGLERLAAQLTRVRPSAARTRGALQALLWGPGPELRSHGAPLGSWLQVRRTNLVLHLAERAVGGEVPGLEDWLCCEYLMEATAASVELALSLLWD, from the exons ATGAGCAACCTGGAGCCACCCACCAAGATGCCTGGGGCCAACACCCCCACCTGTTCAGCACAGCACACCTACAGCAACCTTG GTGAGGTCCGCACCCACCTGATGCCCTCCAAGGCCTGCCGCCCACGGACATCTGAGCCCCGCGCAACTGACCcgcagcccctgcccccacccctgcccaagaAGACCCTCACCAGGACCCAATCGCTGCCCACCCACAAAGCCGCCAGCCCCAGCCTCACTCGAGCAGGGCCGCCTCGGAAGCCCCTTGTGGGGTCCCGCAGTGTGGATGAGAGCCAGGCAGGCGACGACAGGGCGGGGCCAGCCCAGCCGCCTGCAGAGCCGTCCTTCAGTTCGCTGGACACCGAACTGGGCCTCTCCCTCCACGATCTGCACCACCCGGAGGCCGTGCACGCAGCTCTAGAGGCCCGGCAGCTGGAGGGTCTCCGCTCCGTGCACGCCCGGCTGCACACCCGGCTCCTGGGGGGCCGCCCAGGCCCCTGCCGGCCAGAGCACGGCTTCCGCCTCCTGGACAGCTCGCCCTGTGTGGAGAGCGGGGACGCCCTCTACTACCGCCTGGTGCGCGTGCATGAGGAGGCGTGGCACCTGCTGGCTGCCAag GTGCCCAAGCCAGGAGCTGAGGAGACCCGCACCTGGGGCCTGGAGCTACAGGTCTCTCTGCGCCCACATTTCAACCTCCAGGGGCTGTGTGGCCTGTTGCCCGAGGGTTCACTGCCTGAGGCACCCTGGAGCGGCTGCGTGGCACTGGTGGCCGAGGTGCCAGAGCTCACTGTGGCCCAGTGGCTTGTGGAGGCAGGTGCTCGGCCTCCGGAGGAGTTCACGAAGACtgtggccctgctgctgctgcagctgagcGCTGCCCTAGAGCGCCTGGAGGCACGGGGTGCGGCCCTGGCCGAGCTGCGGCCCGAGAACATGCTGCTGGTGGCGCCTCGGGGCTGCATGGCCACCGGGCCCCCACGCCTGCTGCTAGCAGACTTTGGACGCGTTCGCCCGCGGCCTCCCGGCACCCCCGGCATCCATGCGCGGCAGCTGGGCCGCCTGTTCCGAGAGCTGCTTGGCCCGGGAGCGCCCTTGGCCACACCTGTGGCCGCAGGCCTGGAGCGCCTGGCGGCCCAGCTGACCCGTGTGCGGCCCTCAGCGGCCCGGACACGCGGCGCGCTGCAGGCGCTGCTCTGGGGGCCCGGACCAGAGCTGCGCAGCCACGGAGCCCCACTGGGGTCCTGGCTGCAGGTGCGCCGAACCAATCTGGTCCTGCACCTGGCTGAGCGGGCCGTGGGTGGGGAGGTGCCCGGTCTGGAGGACTGGCTCTGCTGTGAATACCTGATGGAGGCCACAGCGGCCTCAGTGGAACTTGCCCTCAGTCTGCTGTGGGACTGA